One window from the genome of Scyliorhinus torazame isolate Kashiwa2021f chromosome 3, sScyTor2.1, whole genome shotgun sequence encodes:
- the pcdh10a gene encoding protocadherin-10a isoform X2: MIVFLLLWMCVQRAGGQIRYSVPEEQEHGTFVGNIAEDLGLDVTKLAARRFQTVASSRSPHLEVNLENGVLFVNEKMDRELICRQSASCLLHLELFLENPLELFRVEIEIVDINDNPPGFPEADLTVEISESASAGTRLPLESAFDPDVGSNSLRTYQITPNSYFQLDVQTQGDGNKFAELVLEKALDREQQAVHRYVLTAVDGGLPQRTGTALLTIRVLDSNDNVPVFEQSVYTVSLPENAPLGTLLIQLNATDRDQGKNGEVVYSFSNHVSPRVKELFSIESRSGWLEVKGSIDYEESSLHQIYVQAKDLGPNAVPAHCKVLVKVTDVNDNAPEISFSTVSDSVNESAAPGTVVALLSVTDRDSGENGQLQCEILGQVPFKLKSSFKNYYTIVTDGPLDRERRDSYTITILAKDRGSPPLASSKSIKVQVADENDNAPRFAQPSYDVYVTENNVPGAYIYAVTAVDPDMGQNAYISYSILECDIQGMSVFTYVSINSENGYLYALRSFDYEQLKEFSFTVQAKDSGSPALSSNTTINIIIVDQNDNAPSIVSPVAKNGSAKEMVPRSAEPGYLVARLVAVDADDGDNARLTFYIAKGNELGLFRMDWRSGELKTARRLPSTKKDPGSTYELLIEVRDHGQPPLSATATILVMAVDSAVDRQGERGNRAGNPKDNSLNLTLILIIALGSVSFVFLLAMIMLAIRCQKDKKLNVYSCLAGECCACCRQARNRKKKLSKSDIMLVQTTNTNAPQVSVEEGSFGHHSQNYCYQVCLTPESAKTDLMFLKPCSPARSTDADHNPCGAIITGYTDQQPDIISNGSILSNETKHQRTELSFLVDRPRRVNSSAFQEADIVSSKDSGHGDSEQGDSDHDATSRAHNSGRSPRCILLQLGESRTVQDADFSTTAVNAAL; encoded by the coding sequence ATGATTGTCTTTCTGCTGCTGTGGATGTGTGTGCAGCGCGCTGGCGGCCAGATCCGCTACTCGGTGCCCGAGGAGCAGGAGCATGGCACCTTCGTGGGCAATATCGCGGAGGACCTGGGACTGGACGTGACCAAGCTGGCGGCCCGCCGCTTCCAGACGGTGGCGAGTTCGCGCTCGCCGCACCTGGAGGTGAACCTGGAGAACGGGGTGCTGTTCGTCAACGAGAAGATGGACCGGGAGCTGATCTGCCGCCAGAGCGCCAGCTGCCTGCTGCACCTGGAGCTCTTCCTGGAGAACCCGCTCGAACTTTTCCGCGTGGAGATCGAGATCGTGGACATCAACGACAACCCGCCCGGCTTCCCGGAGGCCGACCTGACCGTGGAGATCTCGGAGAGCGCGTCGGCCGGCACCCGCCTGCCGCTGGAGAGCGCCTTCGACCCGGACGTGGGCAGCAACTCGCTGCGCACCTACCAGATCACCCCCAACAGCTACTTCCAGCTGGACGTGCAGACCCAGGGCGACGGCAACAAGTTCGCCGAGCTGGTGCTGGAGAAGGCGCTGGACCGGGAGCAGCAGGCGGTGCACCGCTATGTGCTGACGGCCGTGGACGGGGGGCTCCCCCAGCGCACGGGCACGGCTCTGCTCACCATCAGGGTGCTAGACTCGAACGACAACGTGCCCGTCTTCGAGCAGTCAGTCTACACGGTGAGCCTGCCCGAGAACGCGCCCCTGGGCACCCTGCTCATCCAGCTCAACGCCACCGACCGCGACCAGGGCAAGAACGGCGAGGTGGTCTACTCGTTCAGCAACCACGTCTCCCCCCGGGTCAAGGAGCTGTTCAGCATCGAGTCCCGGAGCGGCTGGCTCGAGGTCAAGGGAAGCATCGACTACGAGGAGAGCAGCCTGCACCAGATCTATGTGCAGGCCAAAGATCTGGGGCCCAACGCGGTGCCGGCTCATTGCAAAGTGCTCGTCAAAGTTACCGACGTGAACGACAACGCGCCGGAGATCAGCTTCAGCACCGTGTCCGACTCGGTGAACGAGAGCGCGGCGCCCGGCACCGTGGTGGCTCTGCTGAGTGTGACCGACCGAGACTCCGGGGAGAACGGGCAGCTGCAGTGTGAGATCCTGGGCCAGGTCCCCTTCAAACTCAAGTCCTCCTTTAAGAATTACTACACCATCGTGACGGACGGCCCGCTGGACCGGGAGCGCAGAGACTCCTACACCATCACCATCCTGGCCAAGGACAGGGGCTCGCCCCCTCTGGCCTCCAGCAAGTCCATCAAGGTGCAAGTGGCTGACGAGAATGACAACGCGCCCCGCTTCGCGCAACCTTCCTACGACGTGTATGTCACCGAGAACAACGTTCCCGGGGCTTATATTTACGCAGTGACTGCCGTGGACCCCGATATGGGGCAGAATGCCTATATCTCTTACTCCATATTGGAGTGTGACATTCAGGGGATGTCCGTCTTTACCTACGTCTCCATAAACTCCGAGAATGGTTACCTGTACGCCTTGCGCTCTTTCGACTACGAGCAGCTCAAAGAGTTCAGCTTCACGGTGCAGGCGAAGGATTCGGGGAGCCCAGCCCTGAGCAGCAACACCACCATCAACATCATCATCGTGGACCAGAACGACAACGCTCCCTCCATCGTGTCCCCCGTGGCCAAGAATGGCAGCGCCAAAGAGATGGTGCCCCGCTCGGCCGAGCCGGGCTACCTGGTGGCCAGGTTGGTGGCGGTGGACGCGGACGATGGCGATAACGCCCGCCTCACTTTCTACATCGCCAAAGGCAACGAGCTGGGGCTCTTCCGGATGGACTGGAGGAGCGGGGAGCTCAAGACAGCCAGGCGTTTGCCCAGCACCAAGAAGGACCCCGGCTCCACTTACGAGCTTCTGATCGAGGTGAGGGATCACGGGCAGCCGCCTCTCTCCGCCACCGCCACCATCCTGGTGATGGCCGTGGACAGCGCGGTGGATCGCCAGGGGGAGCGGGGAAACCGGGCCGGGAACCCCAAGGACAACTCGCTGAATTTGACCCTGATCCTGATCATCGCCCTGGGCTCGGTGTCCTTCGTCTTCCTCTTGGCCATGATCATGTTGGCCATTCGGTGCCAGAAGGACAAGAAGCTCAACGTCTACAGCTGCCTGGCGGGCGAGTGCTGCGCCTGCTGTCGGCAGGCGAGGAACAGGAAGAAGAAACTCAGCAAGTCGGACATCATGTTGGTGCAGACCACGAACACCAACGCGCCTCAGGTGTCGGTGGAGGAGGGCAGCTTTGGACACCACAGCCAGAACTACTGTTACCAGGTGTGCCTGACCCCAGAATCGGCCAAAACGGATCTCATGTTCTTGAAACCTTGTAGCCCGGCCCGGAGTACGGACGCTGACCACAACCCCTGTGGGGCGATCATAACTGGGTACACGGACCAGCAGCCTGACATCATTTCCAATGGGAGTATATTATCGAACGAG